A region from the Mesorhizobium sp. J8 genome encodes:
- a CDS encoding ABC transporter ATP-binding protein codes for MQSQTMAAEKLSPAAPPADAAIAIDDVTLRFVTPDGHMMTAIRDFTMTVARGEFACVVGPTGCGKSTTLNLVTGLLRPTTGNVRVMGNPVTDISRDIGFVFQADALFPWRSVIDNVAAGPLFRGTPKQEAYDKARDWIGRVGLSRFEKHYPHQLSGGMRKRVALAQTFINQPKILLMDEPFSALDMQTRTAMQDELLGLWSGLKSSVVFVTHDLEEAVALADKVYVLTAGPGTVKSVYRIDLPRPRVMADIRYDPKFIEIAKVIWNDLREEVQLGQSRGLQTGH; via the coding sequence ATGCAATCGCAGACCATGGCGGCCGAGAAACTGTCTCCCGCCGCGCCGCCGGCCGATGCCGCCATAGCCATCGACGATGTGACGCTGCGCTTCGTCACGCCGGACGGCCACATGATGACGGCGATCCGCGATTTCACCATGACGGTGGCGCGCGGCGAATTCGCCTGCGTCGTCGGCCCGACCGGCTGCGGCAAGTCGACGACGCTCAACCTCGTCACCGGCCTGCTCAGGCCCACCACCGGCAATGTCCGCGTCATGGGCAATCCGGTCACGGACATCAGCCGCGATATCGGCTTCGTCTTCCAGGCCGACGCGCTGTTTCCGTGGCGCAGCGTCATCGACAATGTCGCCGCCGGACCGCTTTTCCGCGGCACGCCGAAGCAGGAAGCCTACGACAAGGCGCGCGACTGGATCGGTCGCGTCGGCCTTTCTCGTTTCGAAAAGCACTATCCGCACCAGCTCTCGGGCGGCATGCGCAAGCGCGTGGCGCTTGCACAAACCTTCATCAATCAGCCCAAGATCCTGCTGATGGATGAGCCCTTCAGCGCGCTCGACATGCAGACCCGCACCGCCATGCAGGATGAGCTCCTGGGTCTATGGTCGGGACTGAAGTCCTCCGTCGTCTTCGTCACGCATGATCTCGAGGAAGCGGTGGCCCTGGCCGACAAGGTTTATGTGCTCACCGCCGGCCCAGGCACGGTGAAGAGCGTCTACCGCATCGACCTGCCGCGCCCGCGCGTCATGGCCGACATCCGCTACGACCCGAAATTCATCGAGATCGCCAAGGTGATCTGGAACGATCTGCGCGAGGAAGTGCAGCTCGGCCAGAGCCGTGGCCTTCAGACCGGCCATTGA
- the purM gene encoding phosphoribosylformylglycinamidine cyclo-ligase encodes MSKGDKAKRRNGLTYAEAGVDIDAGNLMVEKIKPLVRATRRPGADGEIGGFGGLFDLKAAGFTDPVLVAANDGVGTKLKIAIDSGKHDTIGIDLVAMCVNDIVVQGAEPLFFLDYFATGKLDPEQGAAIVGGIAQGCRQAGCALIGGETAEMPGMYHDKDYDLAGFAVGAAERGQLLPTDDIVEGDVLLGLASSGLHSNGFSLVRRIVAASGLGWSDPAPFNEEFSLAEALLEPTRIYVKSILKAIRNTHGIKALAHITGGGFPENIPRVLPKDFSAELDLEAIDAPPVFSWLARTGGVAPEEMMRTFNCGIGMILAVASGQAAQVAAVLQEAGETVTPIGRIVPRRDAGVIYRGSIGL; translated from the coding sequence ATGAGCAAAGGCGACAAGGCCAAGCGCAGGAACGGGCTCACCTATGCCGAGGCGGGCGTCGATATCGACGCCGGCAATCTGATGGTCGAGAAGATCAAACCGCTGGTGCGCGCGACGCGCCGGCCGGGCGCCGACGGCGAGATCGGCGGCTTCGGCGGGCTGTTCGACCTGAAGGCGGCCGGCTTCACCGATCCGGTGCTGGTCGCCGCCAATGATGGCGTCGGCACCAAACTCAAGATCGCCATCGATTCCGGCAAGCACGACACGATCGGCATCGACCTCGTCGCCATGTGCGTCAACGACATCGTCGTGCAGGGGGCGGAGCCGCTCTTCTTCCTCGACTATTTCGCCACCGGCAAGCTCGATCCCGAGCAGGGCGCTGCGATCGTCGGCGGCATCGCGCAAGGCTGCCGGCAGGCGGGCTGCGCGCTGATCGGCGGCGAGACGGCCGAGATGCCCGGCATGTATCACGACAAGGACTACGACCTTGCCGGTTTCGCGGTCGGCGCGGCCGAGCGCGGCCAGCTGCTGCCGACCGACGACATCGTCGAGGGCGACGTGCTGCTCGGCCTTGCTTCGTCCGGCCTGCATTCCAACGGCTTTTCGCTGGTGCGCCGGATCGTTGCCGCGAGCGGCCTTGGCTGGAGCGATCCGGCGCCGTTCAACGAGGAGTTCAGCCTCGCCGAGGCGCTGCTCGAGCCGACGCGCATCTATGTGAAGTCGATCCTGAAAGCGATCCGCAACACGCATGGCATCAAGGCGCTCGCCCACATCACCGGCGGCGGTTTCCCGGAAAACATCCCGCGCGTGCTGCCGAAGGATTTTTCGGCCGAGCTCGACCTCGAGGCGATCGACGCGCCGCCGGTGTTCTCGTGGCTGGCCAGGACCGGCGGCGTCGCGCCGGAAGAAATGATGCGCACCTTCAACTGCGGCATCGGCATGATCCTCGCGGTCGCCTCCGGCCAGGCTGCGCAGGTCGCGGCGGTGCTGCAGGAAGCCGGCGAGACAGTGACGCCGATCGGCCGCATCGTGCCGCGCCGCGACGCCGGCGTCATCTACAGGGGCTCGATCGGCCTATGA
- a CDS encoding ABC transporter permease, translating into MTAISPTDQAARATSIVAAEAQARARLRKRHALVIGLRLTILIVFLGLWELGADYNVIDPFFFSSPSGIWEQIWSWVTEGTSQGPLWLQIYVTLEETFLGFAIGAVGGIVAGIILGRNKLLADVFSIYIKIANSVPRVVLGSVFIIALGLGMASKVALAVVMVFFVVFANAFQGVREADRAMIANARILGASPMQITTSVIIPSAMSWILASLHVSFGFALVGAVVGEFLGAKQGMGLLISTAQGAFNANGVFAAMIILAVMALVVEFLITRFENYVVKWRPAPFSEQGT; encoded by the coding sequence ATGACCGCCATCTCTCCGACCGATCAAGCCGCCCGCGCGACCTCGATCGTCGCCGCCGAAGCGCAGGCAAGGGCGCGGCTGCGCAAGCGCCACGCCTTGGTCATCGGCCTGCGCCTCACGATCCTCATCGTCTTCCTCGGCCTTTGGGAACTCGGCGCCGATTACAACGTCATCGACCCGTTCTTCTTCTCCAGCCCGTCCGGCATCTGGGAGCAGATCTGGTCCTGGGTTACCGAGGGCACCTCGCAGGGGCCGCTCTGGCTGCAGATCTATGTGACGCTGGAGGAAACCTTTCTCGGCTTCGCCATCGGCGCCGTCGGCGGCATCGTGGCGGGCATCATCCTCGGCCGTAACAAGCTGCTGGCGGACGTCTTTTCAATCTACATCAAGATAGCGAACTCGGTGCCGCGCGTGGTGCTTGGCTCGGTGTTCATCATCGCGCTCGGGCTCGGCATGGCGTCCAAGGTGGCGCTGGCTGTCGTCATGGTGTTCTTCGTCGTCTTCGCCAACGCCTTCCAGGGCGTGCGCGAGGCCGACAGGGCGATGATCGCCAACGCCCGGATCCTCGGCGCCTCGCCGATGCAGATCACCACATCGGTCATCATTCCCTCGGCGATGAGCTGGATCCTCGCCAGCCTGCATGTCTCGTTCGGCTTCGCCCTTGTCGGCGCCGTCGTCGGCGAGTTCCTCGGCGCCAAGCAGGGCATGGGCCTCCTGATCTCGACGGCACAAGGCGCCTTCAACGCCAATGGCGTCTTCGCGGCCATGATCATCCTGGCGGTGATGGCGCTGGTGGTGGAATTCCTGATCACTCGCTTCGAGAACTATGTGGTGAAATGGCGCCCTGCGCCGTTCAGCGAGCAGGGGACGTGA
- a CDS encoding DUF680 domain-containing protein, translating into MTKIALTAAALLVATGAAFAGSDHYNPNEANRPVASVDTSLTASIKKSDANVQKPAGQAEPQDLFGNR; encoded by the coding sequence ATGACCAAGATAGCTCTTACCGCCGCCGCCCTGCTTGTCGCCACTGGCGCCGCCTTTGCCGGGTCGGACCACTACAACCCCAACGAGGCGAACCGGCCGGTTGCTTCGGTCGACACCTCGCTCACCGCGTCGATCAAGAAGTCGGACGCGAATGTCCAAAAGCCGGCCGGCCAGGCCGAGCCCCAGGATCTGTTCGGCAATCGCTGA
- a CDS encoding sensor histidine kinase yields the protein MRIGRPRIGSLRLQLLAWVVLPLAGLAAINLWTSHRNAMATADLVTDRMLIGSARAIAEQVAMADGALDAIVPPAAIEMFDTGDRDSVYYRVETAGGRLLTGYPDLPVAPERGSIEASYRDHPLRLATLSHAVIGAGTDSPIKVTVGVTLAGHDAMVKRLWLSAFAQQLALVAIAGVFVLLGLRRGLTPLIRLRDAVRSRSRSDLEPVEISGAQSEIRPLIEALNAYMERVRAQMAAQRRFIANAAHQLRTPLALLSTQASYALRETKADQRQEALVALQASSGKLARLAEQLLTLSRAEPGSRRPRADLIDLTEAARQVLEAQAPAAIRRDIDLGFDENGPVPVIGDGTMLREMIVNLVDNALRYSKSGGSVTVRLAAANGEAELTVSDAGPGIPVEEREHVFERFYRIAGATEEGSGLGLAIVREVVENAGGSVTLGDAAAGGLKVEVRLPLAAAKNSAA from the coding sequence ATGAGGATCGGCAGGCCTCGGATCGGCAGCCTTCGCCTGCAATTGCTGGCCTGGGTGGTGCTGCCGCTGGCCGGACTCGCCGCCATCAATCTATGGACCAGTCATCGCAACGCCATGGCGACGGCGGACCTCGTCACCGACCGCATGCTGATCGGCTCGGCGCGTGCCATCGCCGAGCAGGTGGCGATGGCCGATGGCGCGCTCGACGCCATCGTGCCACCGGCGGCGATCGAGATGTTCGATACCGGCGACCGTGACAGCGTCTATTATCGCGTCGAGACTGCCGGCGGACGCCTGCTGACCGGCTATCCCGACCTGCCTGTGGCGCCGGAGCGCGGCAGCATTGAAGCCTCCTATCGCGATCACCCGCTGCGCCTGGCAACGCTCAGCCACGCGGTGATCGGCGCCGGCACGGATTCACCGATCAAGGTCACGGTCGGCGTCACGCTCGCAGGCCATGACGCGATGGTGAAGCGCCTGTGGCTCAGCGCCTTCGCCCAGCAGCTTGCGCTCGTGGCCATTGCGGGCGTGTTCGTGCTGCTCGGCCTGCGTCGTGGGCTGACGCCGCTCATCCGGTTGCGCGACGCGGTGCGCTCGCGCAGCCGCAGCGACCTCGAACCGGTCGAGATTTCAGGCGCGCAGAGCGAGATCCGGCCGCTGATCGAGGCGCTCAACGCCTATATGGAGCGCGTGCGGGCCCAGATGGCGGCGCAGCGGCGCTTCATCGCCAATGCCGCCCACCAGTTACGCACCCCGCTGGCGCTCTTGTCGACGCAGGCGAGCTACGCCTTGCGGGAGACCAAGGCCGACCAGCGGCAGGAGGCACTTGTGGCGCTGCAGGCGAGTTCCGGCAAATTGGCGCGGTTGGCCGAACAGCTGCTTACCTTGTCCAGGGCTGAACCCGGCAGCCGGCGGCCGCGCGCCGACTTGATCGACCTCACCGAAGCCGCTCGCCAGGTGCTGGAAGCGCAGGCGCCGGCGGCGATCAGGCGCGACATCGACCTCGGTTTCGATGAGAATGGACCGGTGCCGGTGATCGGCGACGGCACAATGCTGCGCGAGATGATCGTCAACCTGGTCGACAACGCGCTGCGCTATTCCAAATCGGGCGGCAGCGTTACGGTGAGACTGGCCGCGGCTAATGGCGAGGCGGAACTCACGGTCAGCGATGCCGGACCGGGAATCCCGGTGGAAGAGCGGGAGCATGTCTTCGAGCGCTTCTACCGTATTGCCGGCGCGACCGAGGAAGGCAGCGGGCTCGGCCTGGCAATCGTGCGCGAGGTGGTCGAGAATGCCGGCGGCAGCGTCACGCTGGGCGACGCCGCCGCGGGTGGGCTCAAGGTCGAAGTGCGGCTGCCGCTGGCTGCGGCAAAAAACTCCGCCGCCTGA
- a CDS encoding DUF680 domain-containing protein, translating into MNKIAFAAAAFLIATGSAFAGSDHFNPNDANQSAVTAPAGNVDRTVTGSISKFEQRFIKNAPSSNQQESGQGLWGNH; encoded by the coding sequence ATGAACAAGATTGCTTTTGCCGCCGCTGCTTTCCTCATTGCCACGGGCAGCGCTTTCGCCGGCAGCGACCACTTCAACCCCAACGATGCCAACCAGTCGGCCGTGACGGCCCCGGCGGGCAACGTCGATCGCACCGTCACCGGTTCGATCAGCAAGTTCGAACAGCGCTTCATCAAGAATGCGCCCAGCTCGAACCAGCAGGAATCCGGCCAGGGCCTCTGGGGCAACCACTAA
- a CDS encoding type II toxin-antitoxin system VapC family toxin, translated as MILLDTNVVSEVMRPQPNAAVLAWLDERVAETLYLSSVTVAEVLFGIEAMPASRRKNALAEAFGGICAVFDQRILAFDAEAARHYAGLAVKARAAGKGFPVPDGYIAAIAAAKGFQVASRDTAPFYAASVSVINPWEPAA; from the coding sequence ATGATCCTGTTGGACACCAATGTCGTTTCGGAGGTGATGAGACCACAACCTAACGCTGCGGTCCTGGCTTGGCTGGACGAGCGGGTAGCCGAGACGCTCTATCTGTCCAGCGTCACCGTGGCGGAAGTGCTGTTCGGCATCGAGGCCATGCCTGCCAGCCGGCGCAAAAATGCGCTGGCCGAAGCCTTTGGCGGGATTTGTGCAGTCTTCGATCAGCGCATCCTGGCCTTCGACGCCGAGGCGGCGCGCCACTATGCCGGTCTCGCCGTAAAGGCGAGAGCCGCCGGAAAGGGGTTTCCCGTGCCTGATGGATACATCGCAGCCATCGCCGCCGCGAAAGGCTTTCAGGTCGCGTCGCGCGACACGGCGCCGTTTTATGCGGCCAGTGTGTCCGTGATCAACCCGTGGGAGCCCGCAGCCTAG
- a CDS encoding FitA-like ribbon-helix-helix domain-containing protein, protein MAAVTVRNLPEETHRALRVRAAINGRSTEAEIRAILEAAVRPESRVRVGTLLSAIARRSGVTNKDVEALEQARQKSPAEPLKFE, encoded by the coding sequence ATGGCTGCTGTTACGGTCAGAAACCTTCCGGAGGAAACGCATCGTGCCTTACGGGTGCGCGCGGCCATCAATGGCCGCAGCACGGAGGCGGAAATCCGCGCCATTCTTGAAGCCGCGGTTCGGCCGGAAAGCCGCGTCAGGGTAGGCACCCTATTGTCTGCCATCGCTCGCCGATCGGGCGTGACGAACAAGGACGTCGAAGCACTTGAACAAGCCCGTCAAAAAAGCCCGGCTGAGCCGCTGAAGTTCGAATGA
- a CDS encoding SixA phosphatase family protein — protein MPVKQLLILRHAKSSWDDPALADFDRPLAPRGLKTAPLMGRELARRGWLPDLALVSPALRTRDTWRLVAQELPKHVSAEFAEELYEAAAGAILARVRQVRATSVLVIGHNPGLQHFALRLAGAGSDESVFKKIEAKFPTAALARFTLDEDWADLDFRGARLTHCIRPKDLA, from the coding sequence ATGCCCGTGAAACAACTCCTAATCCTGCGCCACGCCAAGTCGAGCTGGGACGATCCGGCACTTGCCGATTTCGACCGTCCTCTCGCCCCACGCGGCTTGAAGACGGCGCCGCTGATGGGGCGGGAGCTCGCCCGGCGCGGCTGGCTGCCGGATCTGGCCTTGGTCTCGCCGGCGCTGCGCACCCGCGACACCTGGCGGCTGGTCGCCCAGGAACTGCCGAAGCATGTGTCGGCGGAATTCGCTGAAGAGCTCTATGAGGCGGCCGCCGGCGCCATCCTGGCGCGCGTGCGGCAGGTCAGGGCAACCAGTGTGCTGGTGATCGGCCACAATCCCGGCCTGCAGCACTTTGCGCTGCGGCTGGCTGGCGCCGGATCGGATGAGAGCGTCTTCAAGAAGATCGAAGCGAAGTTTCCGACGGCGGCACTCGCCCGCTTCACGCTGGACGAGGATTGGGCGGACCTCGACTTTCGCGGCGCCCGGCTCACCCATTGCATCAGGCCGAAAGACTTAGCGTAG
- a CDS encoding AI-2E family transporter → MAKAPGRATPRTTAPSPATSSRASASRAAPARTPESDGAVIAAADSSGGLRRQVFFWLATAVLLALFLYVFSGILLPFVAGMVLAYFLDPVADWLQRLGLSRLMATVVILIAFIVVVVLAFVILVPVLATQMADFARKLPEYLTRLQSLITSFDPKWLEQRFGVNAAGLRDGLNSLLTSGFSLLTTVFTSIWSSGVALVSVVSLFVVTPVVAFYMLLDWDRMVAEVDGWVPRDHVETVRALARDINTATAGFVRGQGTLCLVLGAMYATGLTLTGLNFAILIGFFAGLISFIPYVGSLTGLVLAVGVAFVQFWPDWTMVVAVACVFFVGQFIEGNILQPRLVGKSVGLHPVWLMFALFAFGALFGFVGLLIAVPASAAIAVLVRFAIGRYLESPLYKGHATQPAPPLPADRGGGHRSNRG, encoded by the coding sequence ATGGCGAAGGCTCCCGGACGAGCAACTCCCAGAACGACAGCACCAAGTCCGGCGACATCAAGTCGGGCATCGGCAAGTCGGGCGGCCCCAGCACGGACGCCTGAGAGCGATGGCGCGGTGATCGCCGCCGCCGACAGCTCCGGTGGGCTTCGTCGCCAGGTCTTCTTCTGGTTGGCGACGGCCGTCCTGCTTGCGCTGTTCCTCTATGTCTTCTCGGGTATCCTTCTGCCGTTCGTGGCCGGCATGGTGCTCGCCTATTTCCTCGACCCGGTCGCCGACTGGCTGCAGCGGCTTGGCCTCTCGCGCCTCATGGCGACGGTGGTGATCCTGATCGCTTTCATCGTCGTCGTGGTGCTGGCCTTCGTCATCCTGGTGCCGGTGCTGGCCACGCAGATGGCCGATTTCGCCCGCAAGCTGCCGGAATATCTCACCCGCCTGCAGTCGCTGATCACCAGCTTCGACCCGAAATGGCTGGAACAGCGTTTCGGCGTCAACGCCGCCGGCCTGCGCGACGGGCTGAACTCGCTCTTGACCTCCGGCTTCAGTCTGCTCACCACCGTCTTCACCTCGATCTGGAGCTCGGGCGTGGCGCTGGTCTCGGTGGTCAGCCTGTTCGTCGTCACCCCGGTTGTCGCCTTCTACATGCTGCTCGACTGGGACCGGATGGTGGCCGAGGTCGACGGCTGGGTGCCGCGCGACCATGTCGAGACGGTGCGCGCGCTCGCCCGCGACATCAACACCGCCACCGCGGGCTTCGTGCGCGGGCAGGGCACGCTCTGCCTTGTGCTCGGTGCCATGTATGCCACGGGCCTGACGTTGACCGGCTTGAACTTCGCCATCCTCATCGGCTTCTTCGCCGGGCTGATCTCCTTTATCCCCTATGTCGGCTCCTTGACCGGGCTGGTGCTCGCCGTCGGCGTCGCCTTCGTCCAGTTCTGGCCGGACTGGACCATGGTGGTCGCCGTCGCCTGCGTGTTCTTCGTCGGCCAGTTCATCGAGGGCAACATCCTGCAGCCGAGGCTGGTCGGAAAGAGCGTCGGCCTGCATCCGGTGTGGCTGATGTTCGCGCTGTTTGCCTTCGGCGCGCTGTTCGGCTTCGTCGGCCTCTTGATTGCCGTGCCGGCCTCGGCGGCGATTGCCGTGCTGGTGCGCTTCGCTATCGGCCGCTATCTCGAATCGCCGCTTTACAAGGGCCACGCCACCCAACCCGCGCCGCCATTGCCGGCCGATCGCGGCGGCGGCCACCGCTCGAATCGGGGCTGA
- a CDS encoding DUF680 domain-containing protein, whose product MTKIALTAAALLVATGAAFAGSDHYNPNEANRPAASVDTSVTASIKKSDANVQKPAAQAPAQDLFGNR is encoded by the coding sequence ATGACCAAGATCGCTCTTACCGCTGCCGCCCTGCTTGTCGCCACTGGCGCCGCTTTCGCCGGGTCGGACCACTACAATCCAAATGAAGCCAACCGGCCGGCCGCTTCGGTCGACACCTCGGTCACCGCTTCGATCAAGAAGTCGGACGCCAATGTCCAGAAGCCGGCGGCTCAGGCTCCTGCCCAGGATCTGTTCGGCAACCGCTGA
- the purN gene encoding phosphoribosylglycinamide formyltransferase yields MSRKRTVVLISGRGSNMTALIAAASDPTYPAEIVGIISDRANAAGLGIAQSRGIATKVIQRADHPSKDAHDAAIDAALAGFGADIVALAGYMRILGRGLVEKWQGRMVNIHPALLPAFKGLDTHARAIRAGVRIHGCSVHFVTPEMDDGPIIAQAAVPVMVGDNEDTLAARVLKVEHRLYPLALGLVAEGKARMEKGHTVLAHFADDADNATSVVMAPDPLREETDLEQLARITP; encoded by the coding sequence ATGAGCAGGAAACGCACGGTCGTCCTGATCTCGGGACGCGGCTCCAACATGACGGCGCTGATCGCGGCGGCCAGCGACCCAACCTATCCGGCCGAGATCGTCGGCATCATCTCCGACCGCGCCAACGCCGCCGGCCTCGGCATAGCCCAGTCGCGCGGCATCGCCACCAAGGTCATCCAGCGCGCCGACCATCCAAGCAAGGACGCTCATGACGCCGCGATCGACGCCGCGCTTGCCGGCTTCGGCGCCGACATCGTCGCGCTCGCCGGCTATATGCGCATCCTCGGCCGCGGCCTCGTCGAGAAATGGCAGGGGCGCATGGTCAACATCCACCCTGCCCTGCTGCCGGCCTTCAAGGGTCTGGACACGCATGCGCGCGCGATCCGCGCCGGCGTTCGCATCCATGGCTGCTCGGTGCATTTCGTCACGCCCGAGATGGATGACGGGCCGATCATCGCGCAGGCCGCCGTGCCGGTGATGGTCGGCGACAATGAGGACACGCTTGCCGCGCGCGTGCTGAAGGTGGAGCACCGGCTCTATCCGCTGGCGCTGGGTCTGGTCGCCGAAGGCAAGGCGCGCATGGAAAAGGGCCACACCGTGCTCGCCCACTTCGCCGACGACGCCGACAACGCCACTTCGGTGGTGATGGCACCCGACCCGCTGCGCGAGGAGACGGACCTCGAACAGTTGGCGCGGATCACGCCTTAG
- a CDS encoding DUF680 domain-containing protein: MTRIALTTAAMLLAMGSAFAASDHYDPNDANRPTAAVDSSPTASIRKQEAAKPASVDASMTTGPAGSKAWPDPGQGIWGN, from the coding sequence ATGACCAGGATCGCTCTCACCACTGCTGCAATGCTTCTCGCCATGGGCTCTGCCTTCGCCGCGAGCGACCACTACGACCCCAATGACGCCAACCGGCCGACCGCCGCTGTAGACAGCAGCCCCACCGCTTCGATCCGCAAGCAGGAGGCTGCCAAGCCGGCCAGTGTCGACGCCTCCATGACGACCGGCCCTGCCGGCTCCAAGGCTTGGCCGGACCCGGGCCAGGGTATCTGGGGCAACTGA
- the hdaA gene encoding DnaA regulatory inactivator HdaA, whose translation MAAQPADTPRQLPLDLGHGTGYSRDELVVSGTNAQAASLIDRWPDWPSPVVVLAGPPGSGKTHLARIWQDRAHAVAIDPGRIGEHIAALGDRPALIDDIDKAAIDEPGLFHLINAVRGAGSTLLLTARRFPSAWRVALPDLVSRLKAAATVEIHEPDDLLLAGVITKLFADRQVEVEPHVVQYLVRRIERSLGTAMRVVERLDRAALERKTPITRALAAETVSAMDEGQGEFDI comes from the coding sequence ATGGCTGCTCAGCCAGCAGATACGCCGCGCCAGCTGCCGCTCGATCTCGGCCATGGCACCGGCTATTCGCGCGACGAGCTCGTCGTCTCGGGCACCAATGCGCAAGCGGCATCGCTGATCGACCGCTGGCCGGACTGGCCGTCACCGGTCGTCGTGCTGGCCGGGCCGCCGGGCTCCGGCAAGACGCACCTCGCCCGGATCTGGCAGGATCGAGCGCATGCCGTCGCCATCGATCCCGGCCGAATCGGCGAGCACATAGCCGCACTCGGCGACAGGCCGGCGCTCATCGACGACATCGACAAGGCGGCGATCGACGAGCCTGGCCTGTTCCACCTGATCAACGCCGTGCGCGGCGCGGGCTCGACGCTGCTGCTCACCGCGCGGCGGTTCCCCTCGGCCTGGCGTGTCGCGCTGCCCGATCTCGTCTCGCGATTGAAGGCGGCGGCGACGGTCGAGATCCACGAGCCCGACGACCTGCTGCTCGCCGGCGTCATCACAAAACTCTTCGCGGACCGTCAGGTCGAGGTCGAGCCGCATGTGGTGCAATATCTGGTGCGCCGCATCGAGCGCTCGCTTGGCACCGCCATGCGCGTCGTCGAGCGCCTCGACCGCGCAGCCCTCGAACGCAAGACGCCGATCACCCGCGCGCTTGCGGCCGAGACCGTCAGCGCCATGGACGAGGGGCAGGGCGAGTTCGATATCTAA
- a CDS encoding response regulator has product MRLLLVEDNRELADWLGKTLRQASYVVDVVHDGQDVEHALAAGDHALIILDLALPRMGGMEVLKKLRARGNPVPVIVLTANASLDGRVKGLNEGADDYLAKPFQIEELEARIRVQLRRANDRTAPVVACGDLIFDTNTRLFSLAGATLSLTPREHAVLEQLVVKAGRTVSKAALSTAIYDFETDADPSAIEIYVHRLRKKLEGSRVQIATLRGLGYLLRHDDPAP; this is encoded by the coding sequence ATGCGGCTCCTGCTTGTCGAGGACAATCGCGAACTGGCCGATTGGCTGGGTAAGACGCTGCGCCAGGCAAGCTATGTCGTCGACGTCGTGCATGACGGCCAGGATGTCGAGCATGCTTTGGCCGCCGGCGACCATGCCTTGATCATCCTCGACCTTGCCCTGCCCCGCATGGGCGGAATGGAGGTGCTGAAAAAGCTGCGGGCGCGCGGCAACCCGGTGCCGGTGATCGTGCTTACCGCCAACGCCAGCCTCGACGGCCGGGTCAAGGGCCTTAACGAAGGCGCCGACGACTATTTGGCGAAACCCTTCCAGATCGAGGAGCTGGAAGCCCGCATCCGCGTGCAACTGCGCCGCGCCAACGACCGCACCGCGCCCGTCGTTGCCTGCGGCGATCTTATCTTCGACACCAACACGCGCCTGTTTTCGCTCGCCGGCGCGACGCTGTCGCTGACGCCACGCGAGCACGCCGTGCTGGAACAACTCGTCGTGAAGGCCGGGCGCACCGTGAGCAAGGCAGCACTATCGACCGCGATCTACGACTTCGAGACCGACGCCGACCCCAGTGCCATCGAAATCTACGTGCACCGGCTGCGCAAGAAGCTCGAAGGATCGCGAGTCCAGATCGCAACCTTGCGCGGCCTCGGCTATCTCCTGCGCCACGACGATCCGGCTCCATGA
- a CDS encoding CDP-alcohol phosphatidyltransferase family protein yields MTLPNMITIMRLLLVPAVVLAMLQSLWGWAFAGFLVAGISDGVDGFIARRWNQSSRLGAYLDPVADKLLLVSVFVVMGFAGELPLWLVVTMVSRDGLIVCAVLLSSVMSHPVEVKPLFVSKANTAAQIVLAALVLGELAFSVHLGPLRTALILLTGVLTVASAAAYLVAWLRHMSGYGEGSRTSNSQNDSTKSGDIKSGIGKSGGPSTDA; encoded by the coding sequence GTGACCCTTCCCAACATGATCACGATCATGCGGCTGCTGCTTGTGCCCGCCGTGGTGCTGGCCATGCTGCAGTCGCTTTGGGGTTGGGCCTTCGCCGGATTCCTCGTCGCCGGCATTTCCGATGGCGTCGACGGCTTCATCGCGCGCCGCTGGAACCAGTCGTCCCGCCTCGGCGCCTACCTCGACCCGGTCGCCGACAAGCTCCTGCTGGTCTCCGTCTTCGTCGTCATGGGCTTTGCCGGCGAACTGCCGCTGTGGCTGGTGGTGACCATGGTCTCGCGTGACGGGCTGATCGTCTGTGCGGTGCTCCTGTCCAGCGTGATGAGCCATCCGGTCGAGGTGAAACCGCTCTTTGTGTCGAAGGCCAACACCGCCGCGCAGATCGTGCTGGCGGCGCTTGTGTTGGGCGAACTTGCCTTTTCCGTGCATCTCGGCCCGCTGCGGACGGCGCTCATATTGCTGACCGGGGTCTTGACCGTGGCTTCGGCCGCGGCCTATCTCGTGGCTTGGCTAAGGCATATGAGCGGCTATGGCGAAGGCTCCCGGACGAGCAACTCCCAGAACGACAGCACCAAGTCCGGCGACATCAAGTCGGGCATCGGCAAGTCGGGCGGCCCCAGCACGGACGCCTGA